The Pan paniscus chromosome 23, NHGRI_mPanPan1-v2.0_pri, whole genome shotgun sequence genome includes the window cctcggcctcccaaagtgctgggattacaggcatgagccaccgtgcccggccttctgcCTCCCCTTTAATGATTACTTTTAGTTCTGAAAAGTACAGGAAAGCTGCTGAAACAGGTATTGTTTTAGCCTAGTATCCATTCACTCacatttactgaacatctacTAGGTGTCAGATACTGGGGCTATAGCAGTGGAGACAGACAAGATGATGTGTTTGAGGGAGGATGGGAAGGAACAGAAGTGCTTCTTTAAAAGTGATgacattggccaggcacagtggctcatgcctgtaaccccagcactttgggagactgaggcaggcagatcacttgaggctgggagttcgagagcagcctgggcaacatcatggTAAAACCTgtgtctactaagaatacaaaaattagccgggcgtggtcgtgtgtgcctgtaatcccagctactcaggagactgaggcaggagaattgcttcaacccaggaggtggaggttggagtgagccgagatcgcactactgcactctcgGTCTGTCTACCTCAACCCCAACTCTGCATGCTCTGAGCAGCCAGCTCCACCCAGCACTCACCATCCCACCCACTTTCGTCTCTCCTGCTTCAACATCTCCCTCATTCTGTTGTGTCTCCTGTAGTTGCATTTGTTGCAGTTCACTTGAGCTGAGCCCCGAGGCCCTTCTACCTCTAGTACTGCCTGTCCAGGACAGGCACAAGCATCCAGGCCTGAACGGGATGGATATGGCcctagaaaacagaaaacaggatTCCAGTCCCAGCTAAACTGGGTATGGCAAGACAAGGACCTGGGTTCCCATGTGCTCATGCTGAGAACTTGAGAAGGGACAGAATTCTGCAGATCAACACAGCTTCATAAAGGCCAGCCAGGGGCTACCACCATTTTGCAGTGAGAATAATGTTTATTGAGAATGGCTcattacaaacaaaaaatatataaaatctctgCAATGCAAAAGATCCCTTTCATCCCCGTGGCTAGAATGAACAAAGCCCACTGTCCCACATGGCTTCAGGTGCTGTGCTGGTCCCCAGCATGTGAACAGGCTGGGCAGCTGTTGGTGTCATGTGCTGTGGGCAAAAGTCCCTGATGTCCAGGCTCTCTGGCCCCATTTTCATGACTTGTGCAAGAATGCAACACAGTGTGTCTTACATCCTGCCTCTGTGACCCTCCCTAGGCAGATGAGTCTTGAGAATGGGCAGCTTTCTCATTCATCTTTCAGGAAGGTGACCTTTAACTTGTGGCATGCCCTGAGAAGCCATCCTCTGGGACCAGAGACTGAGTGTTTCTAAACATTTTGGCTGGACTGAGGTGCTGTTACCACCCTCCATGAAGGCCACTCCCTAGTGACAGCCCTAACAGCATGTGCACTGTCTAAATCACATCCCACCATCCTGAAAACTTCATTTCCTCCCACTGGTTTCCTTCATACAGCTATTCTAACAATTTTACCAGAATACCACCTGAAGATGCCCACACCCCACAGCTGCTGTGCATGGGTACTCCTGGGCCACCTGGCATTAAGGCAATGGAGATGAGACCAGTCTAGAGCCAACACCGGTCTCTGAAACCCAGAAGGGCTGCCCAACTAACAGCACCTCCCTCTTGGCCAAAGGCTTTGTCTAGGGTTGAGAAGCAATTTGGCTGGGTGGTCTCACTGCCCTCCTAAACAGAGCCCACCTCTGCCCCCAGAGTCATCTGTGCTCCAAAGCAATGGGCAGGGGCAcagctgccaccatgccatgCCTTGGGCATTGGAAGAGCAGGACCCAGGAGTGCAGGGATGGTATCACTGTTGCCCCTTTGAAAATGACCCAtttcccactttgggaggccgaggcaggtggatcacctgagctcaggggttcgagaccagcctggccaacatggcgaaacctggtctctactaaaaatacaaaaaaattagccgggcatggtggcatgtgcctgtagtcccagctactggggggctgaggcaggaggatcgcttgaacccaggaggcagaggttgtagtaagccaagatcgtgccactgcactccagcctgggcaacagagtgagtctccgtctcaaaaaaaaaaaaaaaaaaaaaaaaaaatccatttccttTAGTTTTTTAGGTGCAGACCGGGGTTCAAGACCCAGCTCCACCACTGTCCTGAGCAGACTCCCAAGACTAGGCCAGCTGCCTCGTCAGCTGCCTCGTCTGAGAGGTGAAGGGGCAGGTACTTAAACCACTGGCCAAGTCCCTTTCTCTGAAAAAGAACTTGAGCTGGCTAACTGCCCTGTGCAGAGGTGTTAGTGGTTCCAAAGTACCTTCACTCTTGCTATTACTGTTTTACTTGAAGGTGATTACCcctcaaaaatgaaaacttaaatcTCAAAGAAACAACCCCTGACCCCAACCTCCccaaaaaagaggaaggaaagagctcTGTGCTACTTGCTGTGTTGTAAGATCCTGGGCAGGAACCCCTCTTCTCCATCAAGATAGACAAGACCCAGTATCCTGTGCAATCTGGTGTGAAGACCAGCCCGTTGCTTTGGAGCACAGGCCTTAGCAGCCAACCTTAAAGGACTAGGGGCTCCCCACACTCAGAGGGCAGACCCTGCTGTCAGGATTTAGGCTGGTGTCAGGAGGCCTCCTGGGTGCAGGGATCCCTCTGGGGCTAGGGCAGCTGTTTATTCCCAGAGCACTGCTGCCAGCCACGAGGCCTACCAGTGGGATCTGGGCCCGAGAGCCCTCCATCTGACAGAGCTGGaggacctggagggctgtgggggGTTTAAGAGTCTCCAGCGGCCAGGGCTCTGCATGGCAGGGCAGCTGTGAGGTGTGTCTATGCTGGGTGGCAGGGGTCAGATGCCCTGTAATGAGCCACAGAAACTTGGGCTCATGGGTAGGCAGGAGGTGGTGGTGTCATCAACCACTGGGCACAGGGGCATATGCAGCACTTCCAGGAGAGAGGGGCCTGGAGGGGTCCTCAGCCCTGGGGGATTGGGGTCAGCTATGCTGTCTCCAGACACTCACATACTGTCCTGACAAGTGGCATCCGTCAAGCGACTTCTCTCTCCAGGCTCAGTCCTGCGGTCTGTGGGGAGACCATTGCCATGGATCTGGCTAAAAGGCAACAAGGGCACTGTCGGGACTGGACTTCCTGTGGGCGCAGCTGGAATCAAGGCTTGGGGTCTTGGGGTATGCTTCCAGCAGCCAGCAGGTGCTTGGGGTGAGTGACATGACAACACACGGCACTGGCAGACAAAGCAGCTGTGCCAGTCTCCCAGAGTTCCTGGGGCTCTGCCAGATGGGCTGAGGCTGCAGTTCCACATTCCAACCCCAGCAGCCCCAAGCCTGGGCCAGGGCATCCTGAGTGGGCCCGGCTGGGGTGGGGATGGTGTCCGAGGGCCTAGGCGCACCAGGCTCCTGCTGTCAGCTGTCCAAGTAGACAAAGAGGATGTCCTCATCTGTGCCATAGCTGGTTCTGGCCTCCTCAAAGTTACTGATGCTGGTGCTGCACATtcctgctgggggtggggaaggcagaACGGGGTCAGTGGGTTGTGAGAGAGCACCTACACCACCGACACAGTGCCCAGGGGAGCTGAGTGAGGTCTGTTTCCCATCCACATGGCCATTCCTCTCAACTCAAGTCCTCCACCCCCAGGAAGCCCTCCTTGCCCATCCTGGTCTTCATGAGGTTTCTCTGACTCCTCCCCAGTAAAGCAGTTGGagaaaggcccagagaggggaagaaacGTGCTCCAGGCCACATAGACGGGGTAAGTCTATGTGGTCAGGGCGTCCAGGGGCTGTCTATGTGAATCCAGTCTATGAGAGTCAGGGCAGCCCTTCCCTGTGCCCGGAGGGCAGTAGGCAGGCCAGGATGGGTCTAGAGCAGGGGCTGGGTCTGGCCGGGCTTTTCTTTCTGAGGAATGTGCTGGCCATCCtggtggttgggggaggggtgcagcctgggcagcatgaaaGGGTAAGGCAGGGACCTGGGCAGTGGCGTGGGGCCTGTGGTGTGAAAGGGAGGGGTGGCCAGGGTGTAGAGGAGGCTGGCACAGTTTGCGGCAGGTTTGCCTGCATGGCCTGAGGGGTGGCCACAGTGACAAGAGCCCAGGAGGAGCAGGGGCTTTGGGGAAAAGGTAGGGAGGGAGGCCCTGGCCACACTAGATTGAATGGGTGGGAATTGTGGGCACTGGGCATACAGAACAGTGAATGTGGACCACTCTGCctcacccaccccacccagcacTCACGGTCGGCATAGGCTGGGTTGTTGTAGAAGATGCAGCCAGTGGCCCGGTTGTAGCCACGCAGCACGATGAAGTGGCCCTGGTAGTCAGGAGTGCGGCAGAAGCAGCGGTGGCCGCTGGGGGTGAAGCAGCAGTACTTGACAGGGCTGGAGCACAGGTCACAGTGCAGCACCCCTGAGTTCACCAGCACGATGGCCACATGGCCCTGAGCCAGGTGCGCCTGGATGTCCTTCACACTCACTGTGCTGTGGGCGGGAGGGGGGTCAGCTGGTGCTGCTGGGCCCCCATTCCCCATCCCTCAAATGGATCCCTGCTTGTGCCTGTTTCTCTGTTACAAAGCTTGGGGATCGGCTCCTTTTCCCTTTGCCCTGAACTCCCTGCTCTGTCACTGTGGCCCAGGCTCAGCCTAGAGCCAAGCAGGAGACCggtggggggggtgtgtgtgtgtgtgtctgaatgtGCACAAAGATGAGCTGGCTCTGTCAGGCCCTTCACGGGGAGAGCAATTCAGCTCCAGGTGGGTCCAGTCAAGGGCCACTAGAGCAGCACACAGAAACCATCCtcctactgcaccccagcctggttaGTGAATTCTTTTTGCCCAGCCCTGTCTCTCCTCTACCCTAAATCATGTGTGGTTTACATTGAAAACTGCCAGCCAAGCATGGCTCAGACACTTTCAAAACCAAATGCTTCTCTGAAAgagctattttactttttttctaaggCTCCTGGTGGCAGAAGGGGCTGCCCAGGAAGGGCTGGGCCACACTGCTTCCAGGGGAGCTCCAGTTCAGCAATGACATCTACCTGGAGCCTCCCTCACTGGCAGAAGGCACTGCCCCATCCTGTGCCTTCCACTAGGCAGCAAATCCAAATGAAAACCTagagcagggctgggcacagtggctcacgcctataatcccagtgctttgggaggccaaagcggaaggatcgcttgagactaggaattagagaccagcctgggcaacatagcagtaccctgtctttacaaaaacatttaaaaatttaccagGCGTGGGGCGTGGTAGTATGAgattgtggttccagctacttgggagactgaggcaagaagatcacttaagcctggggcTGTAGCAGTGAGCTGTATTGCAATGTTGCACCACAGCACTACAGCCTGtatgacacagtaagaccctgtctcttaaaaaaaaaaaaaaaaaaagaaagaaaagaaaacacccaGAGGGACAGAGGGCAGATGGGGCTGTGGGCAGGGGGAGCTCTAGGCCAGGGGCTCCTGCATCTTTGCTGGAGGGGCTGCTCACCCACTTGGGGCCTTCCTTAGGAGTGGCAGCATCAGTACCACGTGGCCTGACCCAGCTTCAGCCACAGCTGAGTCACGTGGCAGTTTGGATTGCTGCCTTGGCCGAGGAAACATGCCATTTTTCCATTTGGTCTTTGAAACAAAATAGCTGGCTGAGTTCCCAGTGGCAGTGCACAGGAGTGGGATTTCAGCTATAGGGAAAAAGCAGGGGCTTGGCTGGAAGGAAAAACTACAGGCTTCAAGGAATAACAAGCATGGGTTCAGATCATGGCATGGCCAAGATGCTGGGGGTGACCTTGGGTGTCTCTCTcatcctcagtttcctcccccGAGAAACAGAGATAGCAACAGCTTTCCCACTCAAGGAGACAGCACCTGTTGAGGGCTgctaaataaacatttgctgcCTTTCCTTCCAACATGTGCCCATGTGGTCATAGTATGAATGGAGATCCCACCcccccatattcttttttttttttagacagagtctgtctctgtcgcccaggctggagtgcagtggcgcgatgtcggctcactgcaagctccgcctcctgggttcatgccattctcctgcctcagcctcccgagtagctgggactacaggcacccgccactgcgcccagctaattttttgtatttttagttgagacggggtttcaccatgatctcgatctcctaacctcgtgatccgcccgcctcggcctcccaaagtgctgggattacaagcgtgagccaccgtgcccggcctgttttgttgatttttaaagccCGGGGCAGTAGTCTTGGAAAATGTCCCACATCCTGGATTTGCCTGTTTCCTTGAGGGCAgattcagacagagtctcgctctgtcccccaggctggagtgcagtggcactatctcggctcactgcaagctctgccgcctgggttcaggccattctcctgcctcagcctcccgagtagctgggactacaggcgcccgccaccacgcccgactaattttttgtatttttagtagagacaaggtttcaccgtgttagccaggatggtctcgatctcctgacctcatgatccgcccacctcagcctcccaaagtgctgggatcacaggcgtgagccaccgcgcctggcccccaaaCCCCCATTTTCTAAATCACCTATCATGTGATTATACTACatcaataatgaaaatataaatccgCAAAGAAAGGGAAAATCTGAGAAGAGCCTGTACAGGACCTAGAGGCAGCAGGTCTGAGCCCCACTCCCACGTAGTCCAGAAAAGAATGTGACCCACATCTGGGCAAACTGCACCCAGGGTCTTCCTGAATCCAGCCCCAATGCATACAGATGAGAAGAGGAGGCCCTTGTAAGGTCACAGCAGCCATTACACACTGGGTCCTCCCTGTTCCCCATCCCTTGTCAATCACTGCACCAGCACATTCCTCTTAGGCCATCGCCCTTTCATTAGGGGTCTTGTGTTCTGTCCCATGCTGTCTTTCTGCAAGTAGCCCAAGGGCTGGGTGCAATCTCTCTCACCCACCTATCCCTCCAGCACCTGCTCAGGATCCACCCCTGGTCAGAGCCTGGGTCATGTAGCCCCAGTGAGCTCCATAAACCAAGGCTCAAGGGGGCAAGTCAGTGCCCACAGCCACCCGGGTAGCCAGTTCTGCCTGGCTCCAGAGTCCTAGCCTTTCCTGAACACCATCCCGAGGCCTCCCCACTGCAGATCTGTGGGTGAGCAGGCATGAGAGGAAGGGCAGGTAGGAAAGTTGGGGGGCTCACCATTTCTCCACCAGCACCTTGCAGGCCTTTGCTTGTGCAAACAGCTGATTCACCCGGGTCTCTTCTGTGTCAAAGTGCTTCCTGTAGAAGGACTGAACAGAGAAGAGGGGGATGGAGTGGCCACCACCCAGGCTGCCTTCACTCCATTTagatgaaggaaataaagagcgtgttacagaggcagagacagcagGAGGGCAGAGGAGCCCCACCTGCCAGGGCAGACGGGACATGCAGCAAGCCAGATCAGAAAGCTGTCTGTCCTAAGCAGGAGCAGGGAAGCAGGACCACACAGAGGCATGAGGATGATGCTTGAGAGAGGGGTGGGCAGCTGGGCTCAGGTCAGCTCTCTGGGGAGGATCGATCACCCTTGGGCTTGTACACTCTGGCAGGCATGAGCAGGAGCCCGTAGCGAATAAGCAAGGGGGATGAGGCTGAACCACCTGGGACAGCTCAGCTACAGCTTGGCTTAGCTAGGTGTCGTCCATGGAACACACTTTGCTGGCATGGCTATGTTggcattatttttcaaaaggcaaaaaaaagaaaagatggtattttggttttcttctagaCTACCAATTATATAGCTTAAAAGCTGGCTCTCctgatgaaaagtaaaaaaaatgtgcaaatgaTGGCCGGATGAGGTCAATGATGTTCTCAGAGGCCCTGGGCCTGCCTTGTGCTGAGGACAGTAGGAAAGAACGTAGGAAGTGGCCTCTGCACATTCTGAGGGCTGTAGAAGGCAGGTGGACAGGAGCCAGGACTCAGTACTCAGATCCTCTGGGCAGGCCAGACTGCAAGGGCACCTGCTCTGACTGGCTCCCAAATCCTGCCTATAGCCTCTCTGCTGCTGCTCCCTGGTCTCTGCACACCTGGGTATCTACCTGGGTGTCTAGCCCTTGACTGTTCCCTCTTCCAACTACTGGAACCAGGTGGTCTTATACCTCTGTGTGGCCCCACATGGGAAGGCCTGGTGGCTGGTCGCTCACCTGGTTCTTGTAGCCCTTGTCGACGCCCAGGGTCTGGGTACAGAAGCGGTGCCTCACGCCAAAGTGGTGCATCAGGTAGGCCAGGTCGATGGTCCAGATGCTCCTGGTCAGCTGCAGCTTCTGCAGGGCTCTCTCAAACTCACTGTCGTCCAGCTGGCCCAGGTACCTGCAGGCAGATGAGCTGGGGAGCTCAGCTTGGTCTTGAGGGTCAACTGGTCTGAGTCACCCTCCACCCGCTGGCCCAGGTACCTGCAGGCAGATGAGCTGGGGAGCTCAGCTTGGTCTTGAGGGTCAACTGGTCTGAGTCACCCTCCACCCGCTGGCCCAAGAGCCCCGTCACAGGTCCCATTCCCCAGAAGTCTCCCTCCTTCATCATGAGACCCTAGGTCCTGCACACACTGCCCAGGCTGCTTGGGGCACCATCCTGGCTCCAGAGTTGCAGGCCTGGACTCTGCTTCTCAAATCTATTGTGTTTTATgggctgtgaccttgggcaagtcattgtCTTCTCTGGCCTCTTTAGCTTCATCTCTAAGATGAGGTCCCTGATCACATTAGTGGTTTTCAAAGTTTTAGGCACAGAATGCTTTTGTTGAATTTTCTCTTGCTGAGATTTCCAGGATGTAAAACAGATGAAGATGCAGCTGCCCTGTGGTTCCAGGAAGCCAAATGAAAAACTCTTGTACAAGGTGACGGCTACAGTCCCTCTTGGCTCTCACTGTCCAGGTTTCTGTGATATTCACACAGCCTCAGCTTAACGGTCAGCACCCCATT containing:
- the GUCD1 gene encoding protein GUCD1 isoform X2, with the protein product MTGPGGRRNDPWGRQRAREGDHTSKHPTPRTGWTARRRRGAWALRPGTAGGWAKAQDFPSQFHLLIPAPPGDFVQLPVPVIQQLYHWDCGLACSRMVLRYLGQLDDSEFERALQKLQLTRSIWTIDLAYLMHHFGVRHRFCTQTLGVDKGYKNQSFYRKHFDTEETRVNQLFAQAKACKVLVEKCTVSVKDIQAHLAQGHVAIVLVNSGVLHCDLCSSPVKYCCFTPSGHRCFCRTPDYQGHFIVLRGYNRATGCIFYNNPAYADRMCSTSISNFEEARTSYGTDEDILFVYLDS
- the GUCD1 gene encoding protein GUCD1 isoform X1 produces the protein MTGPGGRRNDPWGRQRAREGDHTSKHPTPRTGWTARRRRGAWALRPGTAGGWAKAQDFPSQFHLLIPAPPGDFVQLPVPVIQQLYHWDCGLACSRMVLRYLGQLDDSEFERALQKLQLTRSIWTIDLAYLMHHFGVRHRFCTQTLGVDKGYKNQSFYRKHFDTEETRVNQLFAQAKACKVLVEKCTVSVKDIQAHLAQGHVAIVLVNSGVLHCDLCSSPVKYCCFTPSGHRCFCRTPDYQGHFIVLRGYNRATGCIFYNNPAYADPGMCSTSISNFEEARTSYGTDEDILFVYLDS
- the GUCD1 gene encoding protein GUCD1 isoform X3, producing MRTEAEAAGPPLEPGDFVQLPVPVIQQLYHWDCGLACSRMVLRYLGQLDDSEFERALQKLQLTRSIWTIDLAYLMHHFGVRHRFCTQTLGVDKGYKNQSFYRKHFDTEETRVNQLFAQAKACKVLVEKCTVSVKDIQAHLAQGHVAIVLVNSGVLHCDLCSSPVKYCCFTPSGHRCFCRTPDYQGHFIVLRGYNRATGCIFYNNPAYADPGMCSTSISNFEEARTSYGTDEDILFVYLDS
- the GUCD1 gene encoding protein GUCD1 isoform X4 — its product is MRTEAEAAGPPLEPGDFVQLPVPVIQQLYHWDCGLACSRMVLRYLGQLDDSEFERALQKLQLTRSIWTIDLAYLMHHFGVRHRFCTQTLGVDKGYKNQSFYRKHFDTEETRVNQLFAQAKACKVLVEKCTVSVKDIQAHLAQGHVAIVLVNSGVLHCDLCSSPVKYCCFTPSGHRCFCRTPDYQGHFIVLRGYNRATGCIFYNNPAYADRMCSTSISNFEEARTSYGTDEDILFVYLDS
- the GUCD1 gene encoding protein GUCD1 isoform X6, with translation MRTEAEAAGPPLEPGDFVQLPVPVIQQLYHWDCGLACSRMVLRYLGQLDDSEFERALQKLQLTRSIWTIDLAYLMHHFGVRHRFCTQTLGVDKGYKNQSFYRKHFDTEETRVNQLFAQAKACKVLVEKCRNVQHQHQ